A region of the Stieleria neptunia genome:
TCCCGTCCCGCGGGCATCGGACGGTTTTCCGCTCAGACCCTTCCCTGAGGCGGCCCCCGATTGGCCGGGAAAGGCGAATTTAAATTGTCCGGACGGGAGAAAATTCGTTCTATTGCCGGGTGAACGCTTGGCAAGACACGCTCTAGCCGCCGCCCCTCACCGGGGCCTTCGGGCGGAGAGGGGGACAGTCTGGATGCTGCGGTGGAGCCCGGACGAATGAGAGGAACAAATGGATAGTATTGCAGAGGCAGGGGGGTCAGGCTGGGGGCCGGATGGCCTGCCGGAACCCACCCTGGGTTACCACCCAAACGGACTATCTGCAAAAATGATCGCTACCCGTGGACGGTTCTGTCGCGTATGCTTGCGTTTTAACAGGAGCACTCTGTCGTCACGACGTGCCGGATTTCTGACGATCCGGCGGCCGCGCATTGCTTTGTCTGCAGGAGAAAACAGGACCTGGGCATCGTGCCGCGTCCAGTCGGGCAGCGACGGAGTCGGATTACATCGATCGGAGAGAAGCAACGATGCAGGTAAGTGTTTCAGCTCGCCACGGCAGTCTTCAGCCAGGTGACCAGGAGTTGATCCAAGAGAAGGCCGTCAAATTAAGGCGTCTCTATGACCGAATCAACGCGATTGAAGTCACCGTTGACCTGGAAAACACCGATAAGCCTGCGGTCGAAATCCAAGTTTCCATTGAGCATGCCGGAGAATGCGTCGCCACGGCGGAAGCCACGACGGTGATCGCAGCCTTGGACATGGCGATTCCGAAGGTGGAGCAGCAGCTTCGCCGGATCAAGGAAAAAAAGACTGGCCACCGCGCCACCGGACACAAACACATTGAAACCCCGGCAAATGACGAGTAATCGGCTTCGACAGTCGTGACCCTCGTGTTTGCCGATACACTCATTGAAAATTCACACCCCATGAAGTTTGCAGATTTCATCAGTACGGCGTCGATCAAGGCCGAACTCAAGGCCAAGACAAAAGAGCAAGCCATCGAAGAGCTCGTTCAATGTTTGCTTGAGTCGGGCGAGATTGACGCCGAACAGCGCGACGACATCGTCGCGGCGATTATGAAGCGTGAGGAACTCGGTTCGACCGGCATCGGTCGAGGCGTCGCGGTTCCGCACACCAAACACCCCAGCGTGCAAAAGCTGGTCGGTACCGTCGGAGTCAGCGAAGAAGGCGTTGACTTTGACTCGCTCGATGGAGAACGCGTTCAGCTGTTTTTTCTGTTGATCAGCCCTCCGGAACGCCCCGGCGATCACCTCCGGGCCTTGGAGAACATTTCTCGTCAGCTCCGCGACGAAACGTTCTGCCGCTTCCTCAAACAGAGTAAGTCAGCCGAGGACATCACCCAGTTATTGCAAGAAGCCGACGACAACCAGTTTGCCACCGGCTGATGGATTTGAGTGTCCGGCTCGTTGACGACCGTTGCACGAAATCTCCCCCCCGTTTTAAACACCCGATACAGACCCGCTTTTTGCATGTCAAAAGCGCTTTGCCGCACCGTCGTTGTTTCCAATCCGCAAGGGCTGCACGCACGCCCGGCAGATCTGTTGGTGCGGATGGCCAACCAGTTCGAGTCCGTGATCTTGATCGGACGTGGCGGCGAAATGGTGGACTGCAAAAGCATCTTATCACTACTCACGCTCGGCGCCGCACTCGGCACCGAGTTGACCTTGACCGCTGAAGGCAACGACGCCGAAAACGCAATCGATTCGATCGAGCAGTTTTTTCAACGCGGATTTGACGAAGCTGGCGACAACGACTCGGCCCCGACCGGTGCCGAGTCGAGTGAAGTCAGAGAAACCGATCCGACCTCGCCTGCTTGAACCGAAACGAAGGCACCCCGGCTCTGGCGACCTACCCTTGCGGCTCGATTTTGATCGATGCCGGCCGGCAGGGCGTCGCGTTCAGAGCGCCCGATACCCCTACATTCCTGCTCGAAGATCGCCGCCACGTGGCGGTCTTCACGCCCCGTACACAACTACCTCTCGATGGATCGGATTGAACTGCCCGAGCCTCGCTGCCAGGTGCGCACGATCGCGACAGAACGTTTGCCAATGTCACCGCCCCCCGGCGGCGACGTTGACTGCAGCGGTCTGCCGTTCCAGGATCGCGCCGCCCTGAAGCCATCGGCAGATCAGCACCGCGCCCTCGAACCACGATGGTCGAACTTCAAGGCATCCCTGTTTCACCCGGGGTCGCGATCGGCCCAGCACTAGTGCTGGATGCTGCCGGTTATCGAATCCCGCGTTCTCTGCTCGCCGCTGATGAAGTGGAAGCGGAGTTCGCTCGGTTGCGCGATGCCGTCGACCGCGTCTCGACGCGATTGGAATCCAATCGCCTGGAAACCTCCGCCGTCGCCGGCGAACACACCGGAGACATCTTTGCCGCCCAGTTGCAGATGCTGCACGACCCGCGGCTGCAAGCCGAATTGCGGCGACGCATCGAACAGGAGCACCAGTCGGCCGCCTATGCCGTCAGCCGAGTCCTGCACAACTACGCCGAAGCACTCCGCAAGCTGGACAACCCGCTGCTGGCCGACCGCGCCGAAGATGTCCTGGATATCGAAAAACAATTGCTGTTCTGCCTCGGCGCGGTCTCGGAAAGCCGGCTGGTTGATCTGGATGAAACCGTCATCATTCTGTCCCATGTCTTGACCCCCAGCGAAACCGCCAACCTGGATCGACGCTACGTCCGCGGGTTTTGCACCGAAACCGGTGGCCCCGGCGGCCACACCGCGATCGTCGCCAAAGGGTTGGAGCTGCCGGCGGTCGTCGGGATCGGAAATTTTCTCGATCGCGTCGGCAATCGGATCAAGGTCATCGTCGATGGCGACCGCGGACGCGTCATTCTGGATCCCGATCCGGAGACGCTGGCCAGCTACAAGAAACGTCTGAAAGCACGCCGGTCGTTGACCGCCAAACTTTCCGAGCTCCGCGATCTGCCCGCCGAAACCATCGACGGGACGCCGCTGCGGTTGAGCGCCAACATCGAATTTCCCCACGAAACGACGACTTGCATCGAACGCGGGGCCGACGGGATCGGTCTTTATCGCACCGAATTTTTGTACCTGTCCAGCCGCGAGGAACCGAGCGAAGAAGACCACTATCAAGCCTACAGCCAGGTCGTCCGAGAAATGGAAGGCCGGCCGGTCGTCATCCGCACCCTGGATTTGGGCGCCGACAAGATGGGCCATCGGCCCCTGGCCGAATACGAACACAATCCCTTCTTGGGCCTACGAAGCATTCGCCTGTCGCTGCGGAATCTGGATCTGTTCCGCCCCCAGTTGCGGGCCATCTTGCGGGCCGCGGTGCACGGCGACATCAGTGTGATGTTCCCGCTGATCACCACGCTGGCCGAGTTCCGGCAAGCCCGGATGTTGCTCAACGTCGTTGCCGAGGACTTGAAAGAATCGGGCACGCCACACCGCAGCAATATTCCCGTCGGAATGATGGTCGAAGTCCCCGCGGCGGTGATGATGCTGGATCGATTCGTCGAAGAAGTCGATTTTCTGTCGATCGGCACCAACGATCTGGCCCAGTACACACTGGCCGTGGATCGCAGCAACGAATATGTCGCCGACCTGTATCAATCCAGTGACCCCGCCGTGTTGCGGCTGATCGCGCGTTGTGTCGAAGTCGCCAAAGAGCACGACTGTCCCCTTTCGATCTGCGGTGAAATGAGCAGCAATCCCGCCCGGGCGCTGTTGTTGATGGGCATGGGCGTCCGGCACCTGAGTGTGCCGCCGTCGTCGCTGTTACGCGTCAAGAAAGCCATCCGCAGCGTGTCGATCGGCCAGTGCGAACAGATGGCCGAACGCGTCATGCAGCTCGAAGCCGCCCGTGACGTCGATCTGTATTTGCTGGACCGGCTCGGCGAATACGTTCCGGAACTGATCGTGACCTGAACACGCCCCCCACTCCCTCATCCATGTCTTCTCCCCCATCCAACACCACCACGACCCACGGCGCGCCCGACCAGGCGACGGCGGATCCGCCGCTGCGGTTGCGCTACCGGGTTCGATTTTCGAAAACGGGGCTGTTGCGCTGGACCAGTCACCGTGATCTGGCGCGGCTCTGGGAACGACTGGTCCGCCGCGCCCAGCTCCAGCTGTCGATGACCGAAGGGTTTCATCCCAAACCACGCATCGGTTTTCCGTCCGCTCTCGCACTCGGCATCAGCGGCCTGGACGAAGTCGTCGAACTCGATCTGGCCGAACGGCTCTCGGCGCCGGAATTGTTCCGCCGCCTGGACCACGATGATCAACCCGGGCTGGTCATCAAGAGCGTGCAGTTGCTACCCGAGGACAGTGGCAAGGCCAAGCTGGAACGCACCGACTATGTGATCACGCGGCCGGACCCGGAATTGGGCGCCGACCCGATCGACGACGACCGCGTCCGATCCGATCTCGAGGCGCTGTTGGCCAAAGACACCGTCACGGTGAATCGCAAAAACAAACCGGTGACCTTCAACGTTGCCGAACAAATCCTGTCGTTGACCTTCAACGACAACCTTGAACTTTCGATGGCCGCCAGTGACGCGGCGACCCTCAAACCGACCGACGTGCTAGATCTGATCGGCTGTTCCGATTGGATCGCGCACGGGTCGCACATCACCCGAACAGACGTGGTTTTGAAACGCGAGTTTCCGACCACCGATCCCGAATTTTTAGCAATCGCAAACCAAACGCCGCACTGCGGCGAACCCACCGACGAGGTGCCCAAATGAAACGCGAAATGTTGATGAACGTGCTCCAACCCGAAGAGAGCCGCATCGCCATCCTGGATGATGGAAAACTGGAAGAGCTGTACGTCGAACGCAAAAGTGTCGAAGCCTTTGCGGGAAACATCTACCGCGGAAAAATTGTCAACCTGGAACCCAGTATCCAAGCCGCCTTCGTCGACTTCGGCGTCGGACGCAACGGTTTCCTGCACATCAGCGATGTCGAACCGGAATACTTTCGACAAGGCGGTTATGACCCCGAAGAGATCAAACGGGAATCGGACGAGATGGCCGAAGCGGCCGCCAAACGGGCCCGCGAATCCGGACGCGGTTCCAAACGAGCTTTCAAAGGCGGTCGGCCGCGGATCAAACCACCGATCCAAGAAATCTTTAAACGCGGCGACGAAGTCCTGGTCCAAGTCATTAAGGAAGGCATCGGCACCAAGGGCCCCACGCTCAGCACGTACATCTCCATCCCCGGACGCTACCTGGTGTTGATGCCCGCGCTCGAACGCGTCGGTGTCAGTCGCAAGATCGAAGACGACGACGACCGCAAACGGCTCCGTCGCTGTCTGCTGTCGCTTGGTCCGCCCAAGGGGCTCGGATTCATCGTCCGCACCGCCGGTGCCGGTCGCAGCGAGAAAGAACTCGGCCGCGACATGGACTATCTGATCCGGTTGTGGAAGACGATCGTCCGTCGCGTCAAAAGCGGCAACCAACCCGGGGTGCTGTACGAAGAGAGCGATCTGATCATCAAAACGATCCGTGACATCTACAACGATGACATCGACCAGATCGTGATCGACGAAAAAGAGGCTTTCGAAAACGCACGTGACTTCTTGAAAATGGTCATGCCCCGCGTCGTCGATCGGCTGAAACTCTATGACGGCGCTTCACCCTTGTTCCACAAGTACAACCTGGAACAAGAGATCGTCAAGATTCACCAACGCCAAGTCAAACTTCCCAACGGCGGTTCGATCGTCATCGATCCGACCGAAGCGTTGGTCGCGATCGATGTCAACAGCGGCAACTTCCGCGGCGAAAAATCGGCCGAAGACAACGCGTTTCGGTTGAACCTGGCCGCCGCCAAAGAGATCGCCCGTCAGTTGCGATTGCGTGACCTGGGCGGCGTGATCGTCAACGACTTCATCGACATGCGCAAAGAAAGCCATCGGCGGAAAGTCGAACGGGCGCTGCGTGATGCGATGTCCGGCGACCGCGCCCGCACCAAGATCTTGCGAACCAGCCCGTTCGGCTTGATCGAGATGACACGTCAACGGATCCGCCCCAGTTTGAAACGCAGCATCTATCAAGATTGCCCGTGTTGCGAAGGTCGCGGATTGGTCAAGACCGCCGAAAGCATGTCGATCGAAGTCGTCCGGATGCTCGCCCTGGCCGTCAAGAACGAACACATCCAACGTGTCACCGTTCGCGTCAACGATGCCGTCGCGGCGCACCTGAACAACCAGAAACGCCGCAGCGTGATGGAAATGGAAGACACCGGCGGCATGACCGTCCAGATCCTCGGCAGCGAAGGCCTGTACCCCGAGCACCTGGAAATGGATTGCCGAGACGCCCAAGGTGAACGCGTCGAAATCGACTCCTAAGCCCTGCCGGTCATCCCAACTCGCCAACTCGTTCCCAGGCTCCCGCCTGGGAACGCGCTGTGCAGGAGGCTCCCGCCTCCTGGCCGCAGTCGGCGCGTGGCTCCGCCGTCCAAGCCCGCCGGCGGAGCCGGCGAGGGTGGCAAGCAAGATGCTTACCCCACTTTGCAACTCGTTCCCAGGCTCTGCCTGGGAACGCGCTGTGCAGGAGGCTCCTGCCTCCTGGCCGCAGTCGGCGCGAGGCTCCGCCGCCCAAGCCCGCCGGCGGAGCCGGCGAGGGTGGCAAGCAAGATGCTTACCCCACTTTGCAACTCGTTCCCAGGCTCTGCCTGGGAACGCGCTGTGCAGGAGGCTCCTGCCTCCTGGCCGCAGTCGGCGCGAGGCTCCGCCGCCCAAGCCCGCCGGCGGAGCCGGCGAGGGTGGCAAGCAAGATGCTTACCCCACTTCGCAACTCGTTCCCAGGCTCCTGCCTGGGAACGCGCTGTGCAGGAGGCTCCCGCCTCCTGGCCGCAGTCGGCGCGTGGCTCCGCCGTCCAAGCCCGCCGGCGGAGCCGGCGAGGGTGGCAAGCAAGATGCTTACCCCACTTTGCAACTCGTTCCCAGGCTCCCGCCTGGGAACGCGCTGTGCAGGAGGCTCCTGCCTCCTGGCCGCAGTCGGCGCGTGGCTCCGCCGCCCAAGCCCGCCGGCGGAGCCGGCGAGGGTGGCAAGCAAGATGCTTACCCCACTTTGCAACTCGTTCCCAGGCTCCCGCCTGGGAACGCGCTGTGCAGGAGGCTCCCGCCTCCTGGCCGCAGTCGGCGCGTGGCTCCGCCGCCCAAGCCCGCCGGCGGAGCCGGCGAGGGTGGCAAGCAGGATGCTTACCCCACTTTGCAACTCGTTCCCAGGCTCCCGCCTGGGAACGCGCTGTGCAGGAGGCTCCTGCCTCCTGGCCGCAGTCGGCGCGTGGCTCCGCCGCCCAAGCCCGCCGGCGGAGCCGGCGAGGGTGGCAAGCAGGATGCTTACCCCACTTCTCCACAGCCCGGCGAATCTTCTACTAAACTATGGGGGCTGTCCTTCCACATCCCACCCTCGCTCCCCACCGCAACATGACCGACCGAATCCTGTTTGCCTGCTTGGCATTGATTCCGACCTTCTGTCTCGTCGCCCCTACCCAAGCCGCCGACATCCAGATCACCGATGACGGCACCAAAGCGGTTGTCACCATCGACGGACAACCGTTTACCGAATATCGATACAGCGGCTACGCCAAGCCGATCTTGTACCCGGTGTATGGTCCCGGACAAAAACCGATGACCCGCAACTACCCAATGGTCAAGGACGTCGACAACGAGGCCAGCGACCACCCGCACCATAAATCGATTTGGTACACGCACGACGAGGTCGGCGGCATTCGGTTCTGGATGGAAGACGCCGAAGGGAAAACAAACAAAGACGTCGGCACTCAGGTGCAAACCTCGCTGAAGATCGAAGGCAACAAGATCATCGCTCAGAATGATTGGAAGAGCTCCGACGGCGAGACGGTTTGCAGCGATCAACGCACGCTGACCTTTGGCGCCGACGGTGACGCCCGCACCATCGATTACGAAGTCACCTGGATCGCGTCTTCCGGTGACCTCGTCATCGGCGACACCAAAGAAGGCACGATGGGCATGCGGACGCATCCGCGGCTGCGCTTGAAAGCCGATCCCAAGCGCGGCAATCACACCGCCGGCGGTCACTCGATCAACAGCGAAGGTGTCGAAGGAAAAGCGATGTGGGGCAAACGCGCCGCCTGGGTCGACTATTGGGGAGAGATCGAAGGCCAAATGACCGGCATCGCGATGTTCGACCATCCCAGCAACCCGCGTCACCCGACGTGGTGGCACGCACGCGATTACGGACTCGTTGCGGCGAATCCCTTCGGCGTCAATCACTTCGAAAACAAGCCCGACGGCACCGGCGACATGACGCTCAAGGCCGGCGAGACGATGACGTTTCGTTATCGATTCCTGTTCCACACCGGCGACGCCGAATCGGCCAAGGTCGCCCAGGCGTACAAGGCGTTCGCGCAGGAGTGAGCGGCTGGAAACAATCGATCCCGGAGGGATCAAAGCAAGTAGCCGGAGGTAAGCGCAGCGACACCTCCGGAAAGCTCGCCTGCGAAGTCCGTCGACCCCGGACGGGGTCGCAGCAACTCCGTCCGCCAGCGGCGACGGAGAGTGCGTCTCAAGTCGACCTGATCGCGGTATCTGTTTACAGGAGCGGCCCACCGGGTTCGAGGGCCCTGACATGATTCGCTACGACACCCTCCGGGGTCGCGTCTCTCGTGCGCAAGATACCCGGAGGTGTCGCTTCGCTCACCTCCGGCTACGCGCTGCGACCCCGTTCGGAGTCCAGCCTCCGCCCTCCCAACATCAATGCACGCGCTGTCCGGGCAGGGCGCCTTCGTCGGGCGAGAGCAGGAACACGTCTTCGCCGCCGGGGCCGCTGGCGCACACCATGCCTTCGCTCAACCCGAACCGCATCTTGCGCGGCTTTAGATTGGCGACCATCACGACCAAACGCCCGACCAGACTCTCCGGCTCGTACGCCGCTTTGATGCCGGCGAACACCTGACGGGTCTCGTCGCCGCCCAGCCCCAGCGTCAACTTGAGCAACTTGTTCGCTTCCGGCACGTGCTCGGCCGTCAACACCCGCGCGACGCGAAAGTCGACTTTGACAAAGTCGTCGATCGTGATTTCGTCGGCGATCGGTTCGTCTTTGAGCGGCTGATCGGAATCGTCAAACGTCGGTCGATTCTCTTCGGCGGCTTCTGCGGCAGCGGCTTGTTTGCTCTCTTCAATCATCTTTTGCAAATCCTCGGGTTGAATGCGTTCCATCATGCGTTGAAACTTCGCCACCGCTGTGCCCAACAGTGGCGTTTTACTTTGGTCCCACGACGTGATCGGCTCGCCGAGCAGCGCGTCGCATTTTTCGGCCAGCGTCGGCAACACGGGAGCCAGATAAATCGTCAGTTGTCGAAACAGGTTCAGTGCGACGGTGACCACATCGCGCAGTTCGTCTTGCCGCTCGGGATCTTTCTTCATCTCCCACGGCTTGGCGTGCTCGACGAAGGGGTTGGCGGCATCGGCCAGTTCCATGATCAACCGCATCGCGCGGCTGTAGTCACCGAGTTCGTAGGCCTCGGCGATCGAATCACCGACCTTGGCGGCGTTTTCGAACAAACCCCCGTCGTCGGGATAGGTTTCCGCCAGCCCGGTGTTTTTGGCAAACTTGCCGACCCGGCTGGCCAGATTGACGACCTTGCCGACCAGATCACTGTTGACCTTTTCAACGAACTCGTCGATGCCCAAATCCAAGTCCTCGACACGCTGTGTCAATTTGGTCGCGTAGAAATAACGCAAATAGTCCGGCTGGGAATGTTTGCGATAGGTTTCCGCGCTGATCAACGTTCCCGTCGACTTGCTCATTTTTTCGCCGCCGACGTTCAAGAATCCGTGGATGTGGACCTTGGTCGGCAACTGCAGGCCTGCGGTGTGCAACATGCCCGGCCAGAACAACGTGTGGAAATACGTGATGTCTTTGCCGATGAAATGGTGAATCTCGGTCGACTCGCTGCGCCACCAATCGTCGAACGATTCCCCGTTGGCTGCACACCATTCCTTGGTGCTGGAAACGTAACCGATCGGCGCATCGAACCAGACGTACCAGTAGTTGCCCGGTGAGTCGGGGATCTCGAAACCGAAATACGGCCCGGGCCGGCTGATGTCCCAGTCCCGCAGCTCCTTGTCTTCGGCCAAAAAGAAACCCTTCAAATAGTTGGCGGTTTCTTTTTGCAGCGCGTCCCCGTTGTCGATCCACTCGATCAGGAACGAACGCAGTTTTTCCAGGGTGACGAACAGGTGGACGGCCGAGCGGACTTCGGGCGTGGCACCGCTGAGCGTGCTTTTGGGATCGATCAAATCGATCGGAGAATACGTCGCCCCGCATTGGCAATTGTCCCCCGGCTGGTTCTTGTGGCCGCTGACCGGACAGGTTCCGCGGACAAAGCGATCGGCCAAAAAGGTCTCGGCTTCGGGGTCGTAAAGCTGTTGGATGCTCTTTTCGGTGACCAGATCGGCGTCGCGAAGGGCTTGCCAAAACAGGTGGCACAGCTCGCGATTGGCGTCGCTGTTGGTGCTGCCGTAGTGGTCAAAGTTGACGTGGAAATCGGCGAAATCGCGTTGATGCTGAGCGCTCATGTCGGCGATCAGTTCCTCTTCGCTGCGGCCTTCCTTTTTCGCACGGATCATGATCGCGGTGCCGTGCGTGTCGTCGGCACAGATGTAGACGCAGCGGTTGCCGATCAGACGCTGAAAACGCACCCAGATATCCGTTTGAATGTATTCCACCAGGTGACCGATGTGGATCGGCCCGTTGGCGTAGGGCAGGGCGCTGGTGACCAAGATGCGTCGGGTCATGATTTGAATAATGGGCGTGTCGAAACGGGGGGATTCAGGGGCGGATTGTACAGATCGTCGTGAAACACGTAATCCCGAATGTTTCACGGGGTTTCCCAGGGGGAAGGGTTCCGTTTGGGGTTGTCGCCCCGGCGGCCGATTTCGGAAAGTCCCTTTGTCGTCAGTTTGTCTCAAGTGAGAACTCATTTGTGACGGGGGGCGACAACCATTCGGCCGAAGGATCGGCCGATCCGGGCACTTGTCTAGGGAGAGACACTTTGAACACGCATTTGTTCGGCCGGCTATACCCGGCCCTCGTTTCGGCGTTTTTACTTGCCACGGGCACCTCCGCCGCTGTGGACGGATCTCCGCCGGCCAACATGCTGCTCGCGTTCTCCTCGGACCACTGCGGTCACTGTCAGGCGATGGGTCCGACGCTGCGGCAACTGGAGCGGAACGGAGCCGTGATTCGACACGTCAATGTCAGTTCCGAGCCTGAACTGGCGCGACGCCACGGCATTCGTCAAGTGCCGACCTATGTCGTCCTGTCGGTCGGCCGCGAATTGACGCGATTGGTCGGAACGCAGTCCGCGGAAAAACTCCAACAAGCCTTGGCGATTGATCCGGCCGGTCCGCTGTTTCAAACCAACGCCAATCTCCATCGCCAATCGGTCCTCAACGCACCCCAGACCCGCCTCGCCGGCACACGATCCGCTGCCATCGGCGACGCCCGTGGCGAAGCGATGCCCAGTCTGACGATGGCCGACGCCGTCCAGCGCGCCCGCGCCGCGACGGTGCGACTAAGGGTCCACGACGGCAACGGGTTCGGCGTCGGAACCGGAACGATCATTGATCGCCACGGTGACGAAGCCCTGGTGCTGACGTGCGGGCACCTGTTCCGTGAAACCAAACTGCAATCCAAAGTCGAAGTCCAATTGTTCGTCGCCGGGCAAGTCAAAACGGTCCCCGGCCAAGTCATCGACTACGATGCCGACAACCGTGACATCGCACTGGTCGTGATGCGGCCGGGATTCGAAGTCCAACCGATCCAGATCGCCAACCCGGCCAACCCGCCGCAGAGCGGCCAAACGGCGTTCAGCTTCGGCTGCGACCACGGCGACGATCCCTCACGTCGCGACACCGCGATCACCGGGATCAACAAGTACAACCAACACGTGGGCGCCTCGAACATCGAAATCGCCGGCGCCCCGGTCGACGGACGCAGCGGCGGCGGGCTGTTTGACGCCATGGGCCAATTGATCGGTGTCTGCAACGCC
Encoded here:
- a CDS encoding PTS sugar transporter subunit IIA; the protein is MKFADFISTASIKAELKAKTKEQAIEELVQCLLESGEIDAEQRDDIVAAIMKREELGSTGIGRGVAVPHTKHPSVQKLVGTVGVSEEGVDFDSLDGERVQLFFLLISPPERPGDHLRALENISRQLRDETFCRFLKQSKSAEDITQLLQEADDNQFATG
- the hpf gene encoding ribosome hibernation-promoting factor, HPF/YfiA family → MQVSVSARHGSLQPGDQELIQEKAVKLRRLYDRINAIEVTVDLENTDKPAVEIQVSIEHAGECVATAEATTVIAALDMAIPKVEQQLRRIKEKKTGHRATGHKHIETPANDE
- a CDS encoding Rne/Rng family ribonuclease, translating into MKREMLMNVLQPEESRIAILDDGKLEELYVERKSVEAFAGNIYRGKIVNLEPSIQAAFVDFGVGRNGFLHISDVEPEYFRQGGYDPEEIKRESDEMAEAAAKRARESGRGSKRAFKGGRPRIKPPIQEIFKRGDEVLVQVIKEGIGTKGPTLSTYISIPGRYLVLMPALERVGVSRKIEDDDDRKRLRRCLLSLGPPKGLGFIVRTAGAGRSEKELGRDMDYLIRLWKTIVRRVKSGNQPGVLYEESDLIIKTIRDIYNDDIDQIVIDEKEAFENARDFLKMVMPRVVDRLKLYDGASPLFHKYNLEQEIVKIHQRQVKLPNGGSIVIDPTEALVAIDVNSGNFRGEKSAEDNAFRLNLAAAKEIARQLRLRDLGGVIVNDFIDMRKESHRRKVERALRDAMSGDRARTKILRTSPFGLIEMTRQRIRPSLKRSIYQDCPCCEGRGLVKTAESMSIEVVRMLALAVKNEHIQRVTVRVNDAVAAHLNNQKRRSVMEMEDTGGMTVQILGSEGLYPEHLEMDCRDAQGERVEIDS
- a CDS encoding TIGR03936 family radical SAM-associated protein — protein: MSSPPSNTTTTHGAPDQATADPPLRLRYRVRFSKTGLLRWTSHRDLARLWERLVRRAQLQLSMTEGFHPKPRIGFPSALALGISGLDEVVELDLAERLSAPELFRRLDHDDQPGLVIKSVQLLPEDSGKAKLERTDYVITRPDPELGADPIDDDRVRSDLEALLAKDTVTVNRKNKPVTFNVAEQILSLTFNDNLELSMAASDAATLKPTDVLDLIGCSDWIAHGSHITRTDVVLKREFPTTDPEFLAIANQTPHCGEPTDEVPK
- the ptsP gene encoding phosphoenolpyruvate--protein phosphotransferase, whose amino-acid sequence is MVELQGIPVSPGVAIGPALVLDAAGYRIPRSLLAADEVEAEFARLRDAVDRVSTRLESNRLETSAVAGEHTGDIFAAQLQMLHDPRLQAELRRRIEQEHQSAAYAVSRVLHNYAEALRKLDNPLLADRAEDVLDIEKQLLFCLGAVSESRLVDLDETVIILSHVLTPSETANLDRRYVRGFCTETGGPGGHTAIVAKGLELPAVVGIGNFLDRVGNRIKVIVDGDRGRVILDPDPETLASYKKRLKARRSLTAKLSELRDLPAETIDGTPLRLSANIEFPHETTTCIERGADGIGLYRTEFLYLSSREEPSEEDHYQAYSQVVREMEGRPVVIRTLDLGADKMGHRPLAEYEHNPFLGLRSIRLSLRNLDLFRPQLRAILRAAVHGDISVMFPLITTLAEFRQARMLLNVVAEDLKESGTPHRSNIPVGMMVEVPAAVMMLDRFVEEVDFLSIGTNDLAQYTLAVDRSNEYVADLYQSSDPAVLRLIARCVEVAKEHDCPLSICGEMSSNPARALLLMGMGVRHLSVPPSSLLRVKKAIRSVSIGQCEQMAERVMQLEAARDVDLYLLDRLGEYVPELIVT
- a CDS encoding HPr family phosphocarrier protein translates to MSKALCRTVVVSNPQGLHARPADLLVRMANQFESVILIGRGGEMVDCKSILSLLTLGAALGTELTLTAEGNDAENAIDSIEQFFQRGFDEAGDNDSAPTGAESSEVRETDPTSPA
- the metG gene encoding methionine--tRNA ligase; protein product: MTRRILVTSALPYANGPIHIGHLVEYIQTDIWVRFQRLIGNRCVYICADDTHGTAIMIRAKKEGRSEEELIADMSAQHQRDFADFHVNFDHYGSTNSDANRELCHLFWQALRDADLVTEKSIQQLYDPEAETFLADRFVRGTCPVSGHKNQPGDNCQCGATYSPIDLIDPKSTLSGATPEVRSAVHLFVTLEKLRSFLIEWIDNGDALQKETANYLKGFFLAEDKELRDWDISRPGPYFGFEIPDSPGNYWYVWFDAPIGYVSSTKEWCAANGESFDDWWRSESTEIHHFIGKDITYFHTLFWPGMLHTAGLQLPTKVHIHGFLNVGGEKMSKSTGTLISAETYRKHSQPDYLRYFYATKLTQRVEDLDLGIDEFVEKVNSDLVGKVVNLASRVGKFAKNTGLAETYPDDGGLFENAAKVGDSIAEAYELGDYSRAMRLIMELADAANPFVEHAKPWEMKKDPERQDELRDVVTVALNLFRQLTIYLAPVLPTLAEKCDALLGEPITSWDQSKTPLLGTAVAKFQRMMERIQPEDLQKMIEESKQAAAAEAAEENRPTFDDSDQPLKDEPIADEITIDDFVKVDFRVARVLTAEHVPEANKLLKLTLGLGGDETRQVFAGIKAAYEPESLVGRLVVMVANLKPRKMRFGLSEGMVCASGPGGEDVFLLSPDEGALPGQRVH
- a CDS encoding DUF6807 domain-containing protein yields the protein MTDRILFACLALIPTFCLVAPTQAADIQITDDGTKAVVTIDGQPFTEYRYSGYAKPILYPVYGPGQKPMTRNYPMVKDVDNEASDHPHHKSIWYTHDEVGGIRFWMEDAEGKTNKDVGTQVQTSLKIEGNKIIAQNDWKSSDGETVCSDQRTLTFGADGDARTIDYEVTWIASSGDLVIGDTKEGTMGMRTHPRLRLKADPKRGNHTAGGHSINSEGVEGKAMWGKRAAWVDYWGEIEGQMTGIAMFDHPSNPRHPTWWHARDYGLVAANPFGVNHFENKPDGTGDMTLKAGETMTFRYRFLFHTGDAESAKVAQAYKAFAQE
- a CDS encoding trypsin-like peptidase domain-containing protein, with protein sequence MNTHLFGRLYPALVSAFLLATGTSAAVDGSPPANMLLAFSSDHCGHCQAMGPTLRQLERNGAVIRHVNVSSEPELARRHGIRQVPTYVVLSVGRELTRLVGTQSAEKLQQALAIDPAGPLFQTNANLHRQSVLNAPQTRLAGTRSAAIGDARGEAMPSLTMADAVQRARAATVRLRVHDGNGFGVGTGTIIDRHGDEALVLTCGHLFRETKLQSKVEVQLFVAGQVKTVPGQVIDYDADNRDIALVVMRPGFEVQPIQIANPANPPQSGQTAFSFGCDHGDDPSRRDTAITGINKYNQHVGASNIEIAGAPVDGRSGGGLFDAMGQLIGVCNAADYKGDVGIYTGPGSVKWQLDRVQLAHLYQTQPPAPLAAPAQRPTGNLGQPQTRLASLDAPQSHAGQAHPSQPAATEMIIILRDPNAPGGQRVMNIQQPTAELMEVISRHAR